The genomic stretch CCCTGGCGCAACTATTGTGCGGGCCGACCGCCAAGATCGTCACCGGTAGAGATCAAACTCGGGTCACAACGCTCAGCCCAGGCGGGGACGCAGGGCTTCCAGCGCATCGATGACCGCCTTGGTGACCTCCTCGACCGAGCAGGAACCGTCCACGCTGACCAGTTCCTCGCGCTCGGCGTAGTAGTCCAGCATCGGCCTGGTCTTGGTGTCGTAGACGTCCAGCCGGTGCGCGATGACCTCGGCGTTGTCGTCACTGCGGCCGCTCTGCGCGCCGCGCTCCAGCAGCCGGCGCATGAGCTCGTCGCGGGGC from Sporichthyaceae bacterium encodes the following:
- a CDS encoding adenylate kinase; amino-acid sequence: PRDELMRRLLERGAQSGRSDDNAEVIAHRLDVYDTKTRPMLDYYAEREELVSVDGSCSVEEVTKAVIDALEALRPRLG